In Halarcobacter mediterraneus, the following proteins share a genomic window:
- a CDS encoding flagellar hook-length control protein FliK, which produces MLVSNNNLLNILLPNNNKLLKEALKEADTQTLDNLKKGDTNISDILKNLFNETKMSTKTNSSIETLLKNTTLFKDLGNFSKTIDSLLKNIQNNENLQKFKPQIENFLKNIETINSNNLKNSIENSGIFLESKLLIQNQGKTSLTNNLETILNQLKALLKESPSQENTKINNLIDKILNQNIKGLQGKEDQNLNDLKTLSTQLESLTKGLQNKQIINFEQLTNKLKPILENIQLTQSKIENSATNQIQNLNQVKREVLTQTKDILQNLKNEIILNKNIPNQDNLLKQIDTLLQSKDLVNRNFVDNKSILSNFHTNFSSTLENLVNSLKTTIEQVNIKNPNQNIIQNFNKIIEKLEHTINNFSNNFINNNLNDKQINNNPIQDDLKTVLLKVQEELSNKTDSKSLETFRQVERMITQIEYHQLLSIVSNSNNVYIPFLWDMLEDGSISMKEGKDEKFYCEINLNLKEFGDTKLFLSLFDKNKLDLTIYASKNEFKQAIRENLFKLKRALNSVELIPMSINIIDLKKEVKEEKTNIYTKNENTLGFGIDIKV; this is translated from the coding sequence ATGTTAGTTTCAAATAATAACTTATTGAATATTTTATTACCAAATAATAATAAGCTTTTAAAAGAGGCTTTAAAAGAAGCTGATACACAAACATTAGATAATTTAAAAAAAGGTGATACAAATATAAGTGACATTTTAAAAAATTTATTTAATGAAACAAAAATGTCCACAAAAACTAACTCTTCAATAGAAACATTACTTAAAAATACTACACTTTTTAAAGATTTGGGTAACTTTTCTAAAACAATTGACTCTTTATTAAAAAATATTCAAAATAATGAAAATTTACAAAAATTTAAACCACAAATTGAAAACTTTTTAAAAAATATAGAAACGATAAATAGTAATAATTTAAAAAACTCAATTGAAAATTCAGGTATTTTTTTGGAGTCAAAACTATTAATACAAAATCAAGGAAAAACTTCTTTAACAAATAATTTGGAAACTATTTTAAATCAATTAAAAGCTTTATTAAAGGAGTCTCCTTCTCAAGAAAATACAAAAATAAATAATTTGATTGATAAAATATTAAATCAGAACATAAAAGGCCTACAAGGGAAAGAAGATCAAAACCTTAATGATTTAAAAACCTTGTCAACCCAGCTAGAGTCTTTAACAAAAGGGCTTCAAAATAAACAAATAATAAATTTTGAACAATTAACAAATAAACTAAAACCTATATTAGAAAATATACAACTAACTCAATCAAAAATTGAAAATAGTGCAACAAACCAAATACAGAATTTAAATCAAGTCAAACGTGAAGTTTTAACTCAAACTAAAGACATATTACAAAACTTAAAAAATGAAATAATTCTAAATAAAAATATACCAAATCAAGATAATCTTTTAAAGCAAATAGACACTCTACTTCAATCAAAGGATTTGGTAAATAGAAATTTTGTAGATAATAAATCTATTTTAAGTAATTTTCATACAAATTTTTCTTCTACTCTTGAAAATTTAGTCAACTCTTTAAAAACTACAATAGAACAAGTAAATATAAAGAATCCTAATCAAAATATTATACAAAATTTTAATAAAATAATAGAGAAATTAGAACATACTATAAATAATTTTAGTAACAATTTTATAAACAATAATTTAAATGATAAACAGATAAATAATAACCCTATTCAAGATGATTTAAAAACTGTTCTTCTTAAAGTACAAGAAGAACTCTCAAATAAAACAGATTCAAAATCTCTTGAAACTTTTAGACAAGTTGAAAGAATGATTACACAAATTGAGTATCATCAACTCTTATCTATTGTTTCAAATAGTAATAATGTTTACATTCCTTTCCTTTGGGATATGCTAGAAGATGGTTCAATTTCAATGAAAGAAGGAAAAGATGAAAAGTTTTACTGTGAAATAAACTTAAATTTAAAAGAGTTTGGAGACACAAAACTTTTTTTATCACTATTTGATAAAAATAAATTGGATTTGACTATTTATGCTTCAAAAAATGAATTTAAACAAGCTATTAGAGAAAACTTATTTAAATTGAAAAGAGCATTAAACTCTGTAGAACTAATTCCTATGTCTATTAATATAATAGATTTAAAAAAAGAAGTTAAAGAGGAAAAAACAAATATTTATACAAAAAATGAAAATACTTTAGGTTTTGGGATAGATATAAAGGTTTAA
- the recD2 gene encoding SF1B family DNA helicase RecD2, whose product MSESSNNEHKTFNLTGVLKKVLYKNEENSYVIAVLENNQKICGNYFDTDIEKIVGEEVLLKGNWTTHKKYGVQFEFETLELKEAEMFFFLTKIVKGIGKKFAHELLEKYTEDELVEILNEKPSELLQFKGIKEKKLDKIVSSWQKFKHLRELGKFLSKFGVTSNLINKIYSHFSEVDNLIEKIKANPYILINIKGIGFKRADEIAKALGIDPKSDFRISACVNYTLREFCDNNGNSSIDKSHLYKLLDEALHFKDEEILYEQVVSKMLIEEEVFQTDEYRISPSMLYYAERRILEFFQRRENERNRKIIASFDEYIEKKEKTLGFTLSEEQKKAVELINEGHKTLFLIGYAGTGKSTSSRAVLELLEEVVAYDDIIAIALSGIASQRISDTTGYESSTIQSLFVKHEDKEFFPHKVILLDEASMVNSVMFYNLTKKISDDTIFIIVGDDGQLPAIGAGNILADAIKFDLAPICKLTKIYRQSEDQAIAVIANDIRQGEVPEYNKDYKDFKFIDISINNYYAIKNSSSQSEFSDVRSRISESILNTILNISSQYIQKYYDYIKDKNISKALTLFQVITPMKAGVLGVENLNMQLQTLFNHTKAKAYKSKLYEYKMSDKVIHIKNENMKAQTMQMYKTNSSEYLEKRVFNGQLGLIIKVDFDENQCIVLYPNDDMVVFYEFDELNSLLSLAYCLTIHKTQGMEYENALIPMSFSHYIMHNTKLLYTAITRAKDMCFIVGEEEAFKSACKRIETTRRQSVINDLLSKKTNNILPI is encoded by the coding sequence GTGTCAGAATCAAGTAATAATGAACATAAAACCTTTAATCTTACAGGTGTTTTAAAGAAGGTTTTATATAAAAATGAAGAAAATAGTTATGTTATAGCAGTTTTAGAAAATAATCAAAAGATATGTGGAAATTATTTTGATACAGATATTGAAAAAATTGTGGGAGAAGAAGTACTTTTAAAAGGAAATTGGACTACTCATAAAAAATATGGTGTTCAGTTTGAATTTGAAACTTTAGAATTAAAAGAAGCAGAAATGTTTTTTTTCTTAACAAAAATAGTAAAGGGCATTGGAAAAAAGTTTGCCCACGAACTACTTGAAAAATATACAGAAGATGAATTAGTTGAAATATTGAATGAAAAGCCCAGTGAGCTCTTACAGTTTAAGGGAATAAAAGAAAAAAAATTAGATAAAATAGTATCTTCTTGGCAAAAATTTAAGCACTTAAGAGAACTTGGAAAATTTTTATCAAAGTTTGGTGTTACTTCAAACTTAATTAATAAAATATATTCTCATTTTAGTGAAGTAGATAACTTAATAGAAAAAATAAAAGCAAATCCTTATATTTTAATAAATATAAAAGGTATTGGGTTTAAAAGAGCTGATGAAATAGCAAAAGCTTTAGGTATAGATCCTAAGTCAGATTTTAGAATAAGTGCTTGTGTAAATTATACTTTAAGAGAATTCTGTGACAATAATGGAAACTCTTCAATTGACAAATCACATTTATACAAACTTTTAGATGAAGCTTTACATTTTAAAGATGAAGAAATTTTATATGAGCAGGTTGTTAGTAAAATGTTAATTGAGGAAGAGGTTTTTCAAACTGATGAATATAGAATTTCTCCATCAATGTTATATTATGCAGAAAGAAGAATTTTAGAGTTTTTTCAAAGAAGGGAAAATGAAAGAAATAGAAAAATTATTGCTTCTTTTGATGAATATATTGAAAAAAAAGAAAAAACTTTAGGTTTTACATTAAGTGAAGAACAAAAAAAAGCAGTTGAACTTATAAATGAAGGACATAAAACTCTTTTTTTAATAGGATATGCAGGAACAGGAAAATCAACTTCAAGTAGGGCAGTTTTAGAACTACTTGAGGAGGTTGTAGCCTATGATGATATTATTGCTATTGCATTAAGTGGTATAGCAAGTCAAAGAATTTCTGATACTACAGGGTATGAAAGTTCTACAATTCAATCACTTTTTGTAAAGCATGAAGATAAAGAGTTTTTCCCCCATAAAGTTATCTTATTAGATGAAGCTTCTATGGTTAATTCTGTTATGTTTTATAATTTAACAAAAAAAATCTCAGATGACACAATATTTATTATTGTAGGAGACGATGGCCAGCTTCCTGCAATTGGAGCAGGAAATATTTTGGCAGATGCAATAAAATTTGATTTAGCTCCAATTTGTAAATTAACTAAAATATATAGACAAAGTGAAGACCAAGCAATTGCTGTAATTGCAAATGATATTAGACAAGGAGAAGTTCCTGAATATAATAAAGATTATAAGGACTTTAAGTTTATAGATATTTCTATAAATAATTATTATGCCATTAAAAATTCTTCTTCTCAAAGTGAATTTTCTGATGTTAGAAGTAGAATAAGTGAATCTATATTAAATACAATTTTAAATATATCAAGTCAATATATACAAAAATATTATGATTATATAAAAGACAAAAATATTTCAAAAGCCTTAACTCTTTTTCAAGTAATTACTCCTATGAAAGCTGGTGTTTTAGGCGTTGAGAATTTAAATATGCAATTACAAACTCTTTTTAATCATACAAAAGCAAAGGCTTATAAAAGTAAACTTTATGAGTATAAAATGAGTGATAAGGTTATTCATATTAAAAATGAGAATATGAAAGCTCAAACAATGCAAATGTATAAAACAAACTCTAGTGAATATTTAGAAAAAAGAGTTTTTAATGGGCAGTTAGGTCTTATAATAAAAGTTGATTTTGATGAGAATCAATGTATAGTTTTATATCCAAATGATGATATGGTTGTTTTTTATGAGTTTGATGAATTGAACTCTTTATTATCACTTGCATATTGTTTAACAATACATAAAACACAAGGAATGGAGTATGAAAATGCTCTTATTCCTATGAGTTTTTCTCATTATATTATGCATAATACAAAGCTTTTATATACAGCTATAACAAGAGCTAAAGATATGTGTTTTATTGTGGGCGAAGAAGAAGCTTTTAAAAGTGCTTGTAAAAGAATAGAAACAACAAGAAGACAATCTGTAATAAATGATCTTCTTTCAAAAAAAACTAATAACATTTTACCTATATAA
- a CDS encoding TolC family protein encodes MYKFFLYILLIFSIANAQTINFEKALAATLENSKKIKQQKINIEQKNSDLKKIKSFSYGNVNLIHEASRTNHAGYVFNYKLSSREASFKDFGFSEFGGPIDTQPFDLNQPENRNNFTTKVTYNIPLFTGFKLSNQKDMISLQKKIEKTILNKNIKDLSYEVLKAYNNAVVAKEYIKAIKKAKEVTNIFEITANEFYKEGLVTKIDKKQAKVYSLNIQSKLTQAKNNYELALAYLSFLTSIEKIEDIQGLKTYNNSLNPTNSYEKALKNRDDIKIITLANQINKKNIALNKAAYYPNIYTHLEYGVNDDRVNFSSEKDYYLAMIGIKFPLFDPAREYEFQKSKLEYQKSLLQKQELEDAIKLELKKATLNLQAKEKLLKEKKEAKVLAYEVLEQSKQMYKNQLIAMSELLKQEAIYRENEAAFILAKYEHSLAQGKLNLAIGNNINGESK; translated from the coding sequence ATGTATAAGTTTTTTTTATATATATTATTAATATTTTCAATAGCAAATGCCCAAACTATAAATTTTGAAAAAGCTCTTGCAGCTACTTTAGAAAATAGTAAAAAAATAAAACAACAAAAAATAAATATTGAACAAAAAAATTCTGATTTAAAAAAGATTAAATCTTTTTCTTATGGTAATGTAAATTTAATACATGAAGCTAGTAGAACTAATCATGCAGGTTATGTTTTTAATTATAAACTATCTTCAAGGGAAGCTAGCTTTAAAGATTTTGGATTTTCAGAGTTTGGAGGACCTATTGATACACAGCCCTTTGATTTAAATCAACCTGAAAATAGAAATAATTTTACAACAAAAGTAACCTATAATATTCCTTTATTTACTGGCTTTAAATTATCAAACCAAAAAGATATGATTTCTTTACAGAAAAAAATAGAAAAGACTATTTTAAATAAAAATATAAAAGATTTATCTTATGAAGTTCTAAAAGCTTATAATAATGCAGTTGTAGCAAAAGAGTATATTAAAGCTATAAAAAAAGCAAAAGAAGTTACTAATATTTTCGAAATAACTGCAAATGAATTTTATAAGGAAGGTCTTGTAACAAAAATAGATAAAAAACAAGCCAAAGTTTACTCTTTAAATATTCAAAGTAAACTAACTCAAGCTAAAAATAATTATGAACTTGCTCTTGCTTACTTATCTTTCTTAACAAGTATTGAAAAAATAGAAGATATTCAAGGATTAAAAACATATAATAATTCTCTTAATCCAACTAATTCTTATGAAAAAGCTTTAAAAAATAGAGATGACATAAAAATAATTACCCTTGCTAATCAAATTAATAAAAAAAATATCGCTCTTAATAAAGCAGCATATTATCCAAATATTTATACTCACTTAGAGTATGGTGTAAATGATGATAGAGTAAACTTTTCAAGTGAGAAAGACTACTACTTAGCTATGATTGGAATAAAGTTTCCACTATTTGACCCAGCAAGAGAATATGAATTTCAAAAAAGTAAACTTGAATATCAAAAATCTCTCTTACAAAAACAAGAACTAGAAGATGCTATTAAACTAGAACTGAAAAAAGCCACTTTAAATCTTCAAGCAAAAGAAAAACTTTTAAAAGAAAAAAAAGAAGCAAAGGTTTTAGCATATGAAGTTCTAGAACAATCAAAACAAATGTATAAAAATCAATTAATTGCAATGTCAGAACTTTTAAAACAAGAAGCTATATATAGAGAAAATGAAGCAGCTTTTATTTTGGCTAAATATGAGCACTCTTTAGCTCAAGGAAAACTTAATTTAGCAATTGGAAATAATATAAACGGAGAGAGTAAATGA
- the fliP gene encoding flagellar type III secretion system pore protein FliP (The bacterial flagellar biogenesis protein FliP forms a type III secretion system (T3SS)-type pore required for flagellar assembly.) — translation MKLLFSLLIFSLSLFAQEVTPPVVNLSIAALEEPAQFVKTINIAIILTLLVLAPTLILMVTSFTRLVIVFSLLRQALGLQQTPPSQIIISLSLILTIFIMEPYFKKSWDDAIKPYMEETIGYEVAFEKGVKPFKEFMIKNTREKDLALFYRIKKEENPKNIDDVPLTLLMPAFIVSELKTAFEIGFLIFLPFLVIDIIVASILMSLGMMMLPPVMISLPIKLIFFIVIDGWSLIIGNLAQSFK, via the coding sequence TTGAAACTATTATTTAGTTTATTGATTTTTTCACTTTCATTATTTGCACAAGAGGTTACACCACCAGTAGTAAATCTTTCTATTGCTGCACTTGAAGAACCTGCTCAGTTTGTTAAAACAATTAATATTGCAATTATTTTAACTTTACTTGTTTTAGCTCCAACACTTATTTTAATGGTAACAAGTTTTACTAGACTTGTAATTGTATTTTCTCTTCTAAGACAAGCTTTAGGTTTACAACAAACACCCCCTAGTCAAATAATTATCTCTTTATCTTTGATTTTAACAATTTTTATAATGGAACCATACTTTAAAAAATCTTGGGATGATGCTATAAAACCATATATGGAGGAAACTATAGGATATGAAGTAGCTTTTGAAAAAGGTGTAAAACCCTTTAAAGAGTTTATGATTAAAAATACTCGTGAAAAAGATTTAGCACTATTTTATAGAATAAAAAAAGAAGAAAACCCAAAAAATATTGATGATGTACCTTTAACTTTATTAATGCCAGCTTTTATTGTAAGTGAATTAAAAACAGCTTTTGAAATTGGTTTTTTGATTTTTCTACCTTTTTTAGTTATTGATATTATTGTTGCTTCTATTTTAATGTCTCTAGGTATGATGATGCTTCCTCCTGTAATGATATCCTTACCCATAAAACTAATCTTTTTTATTGTAATTGATGGATGGTCATTAATTATTGGTAACTTAGCCCAGTCCTTTAAATAA
- the fliW gene encoding flagellar assembly protein FliW: protein MKFEVVTPIDGFENEKEFELSKLDDFFSVIKGVETGETIRLMSFGALKSLEFELPEDIVSKLQIDNIEDISIFYIFVLQAQTSDSSMNIFTPIITNNKTKKMGQIHLDIHELGLDSLNDILPKF, encoded by the coding sequence ATGAAATTTGAAGTAGTTACTCCTATTGATGGTTTTGAAAATGAAAAAGAATTTGAATTATCAAAATTAGATGACTTTTTTTCAGTTATAAAAGGTGTTGAAACAGGGGAAACTATAAGATTAATGAGTTTTGGAGCTTTAAAGTCATTAGAGTTTGAACTTCCTGAAGATATTGTTTCTAAACTACAAATTGATAACATTGAAGATATTTCAATATTTTATATATTTGTTTTACAAGCACAAACTTCTGATTCTTCAATGAATATTTTTACTCCTATTATAACAAATAATAAAACTAAAAAAATGGGACAGATTCATTTAGATATCCATGAATTAGGCTTGGATAGTTTAAATGATATTTTGCCAAAATTTTAA
- a CDS encoding peptidylprolyl isomerase, with the protein MISWMQRHKKWLVITIWISTIAFVGAGFVGWGSYDYGSKGGAVAVVGDREITVEEYQKEYSSLYEQYARMFGSQFNQEMADQLKLKDAAYRLVIQKNLILSLADDLGLDVSENEIAKQLIQIPAFQKDGKFDKDIYIGVLQQNRTNPIDFEASIKRDLLLQKVQALFEIKANKKQIENLNQLLFAEDKVSIKILNSNDIKVEIKEDELKKYWEENKNRYMSEPSLKLSIKEIPVALGSFSQEELTEHYNNFKTDYVKEDGKLKSFDEAKDDMIRVLSEKETKKTALKKYLALKKSEAKFTKEMEVKENSLDFPEEEIKNLNDAVPGDILKPFVYRGNYIVVKLINRNLPKPLSYEEAKVQTTIDFRQNKEAKALEELAKKELENFKGIDLGYVSRTSFDKVKGLTQQEALNFLNQLFASTEKEGKITLRDKIVLYKIHETKLAKYDSSKDEAVKTTVDNLLNQELINNLINNLENRYEVQSSITLEE; encoded by the coding sequence ATGATAAGTTGGATGCAAAGACACAAAAAGTGGCTTGTAATTACTATTTGGATAAGTACAATAGCCTTTGTAGGAGCTGGATTTGTAGGTTGGGGATCTTACGATTATGGTTCAAAAGGTGGAGCAGTAGCTGTTGTAGGAGATAGAGAAATTACAGTTGAGGAATATCAAAAAGAGTATTCTTCTTTATATGAACAATACGCAAGAATGTTTGGTAGTCAATTTAATCAAGAAATGGCAGACCAATTAAAATTGAAAGATGCTGCATATAGGTTAGTAATTCAAAAAAATCTTATTTTATCTCTTGCTGATGATTTAGGTTTAGATGTTTCTGAAAATGAAATAGCAAAACAATTAATTCAAATTCCAGCATTTCAAAAAGATGGAAAATTTGATAAAGATATTTATATTGGAGTTTTACAACAAAATAGAACAAATCCTATAGATTTTGAGGCTTCGATAAAAAGAGATTTACTTTTACAAAAAGTACAAGCTTTATTTGAAATAAAAGCAAATAAAAAGCAAATAGAAAACCTGAATCAACTACTATTTGCAGAAGATAAAGTAAGTATTAAAATATTAAATTCTAATGATATTAAAGTAGAAATAAAAGAAGATGAATTAAAAAAATATTGGGAAGAAAATAAAAATAGATATATGTCTGAACCTTCTTTAAAACTTTCAATAAAAGAAATACCAGTAGCTTTAGGTTCTTTTTCTCAAGAAGAGTTAACAGAACATTATAATAATTTTAAAACAGATTATGTAAAAGAAGATGGTAAATTAAAATCTTTTGATGAAGCAAAAGATGATATGATAAGAGTGCTTAGTGAAAAAGAAACAAAAAAGACAGCTTTAAAAAAATATTTAGCCTTAAAAAAATCAGAAGCTAAATTTACAAAAGAAATGGAAGTAAAAGAGAATAGTTTAGATTTTCCTGAAGAAGAAATTAAAAATCTAAATGATGCTGTTCCTGGAGATATTCTTAAACCTTTTGTTTATAGAGGTAATTATATAGTTGTTAAACTTATTAACAGAAATTTACCTAAACCTTTATCTTATGAAGAAGCTAAAGTACAAACAACAATTGACTTTAGACAAAATAAGGAAGCTAAGGCTTTAGAAGAACTTGCTAAAAAAGAACTTGAAAACTTTAAAGGAATAGATTTAGGTTATGTTTCAAGGACATCTTTTGACAAAGTAAAAGGTTTAACTCAACAAGAAGCTTTAAATTTCCTAAATCAGTTATTTGCATCAACAGAAAAAGAAGGTAAAATAACTTTAAGGGATAAAATAGTACTTTATAAAATACATGAGACAAAATTGGCTAAATATGATTCATCTAAGGATGAAGCAGTAAAAACTACAGTTGATAATTTATTAAATCAAGAATTAATTAATAATTTAATAAATAATTTAGAAAATAGGTATGAAGTTCAATCTTCAATTACATTAGAGGAGTAA
- the mrdA gene encoding penicillin-binding protein 2: MKRLNLIFVFIFIVIFTLLARVYFLSIKSNTYYEELSKRNYIKKIYDVPNRGIIKDRNGKALAMNKLGFSINLKPHLRSYKNKKNLDKLISLINKHFPEYEKEELYKEYKKVDSPYKHDFVKVVKYIPYDKFFKKYTLFNSLDNIQIKPEVKRIYPYRQNASHIIGYVGKASRLDIENNDFSKHSGIIGKIGLEKYYNNKLQGELGYRNIKVNALNKEIELLEEKKPSTDNDLTISIDIELQEYVQNIFPGKGGAVIVMDAQTGELLTASSFPEFDNNIFVDGISVKEWNKMRTDFNHPFTNKLINGKYPPGSVIKMGVALSFLENGIPPNYSVYCTGVLQIGNRKFRCWKQSGHGKTGFVKAIRESCDDFFYKGSLKVGINKISTTLGKYGIGQKTGIDLDNEHYGTNPNKDWKLKRHNLPWYVGETVITSIGQGEMLTTPMQIARYTAFLATGKLPKPHFAKDSYEEPLEIPHEKKHLNIIRKGMYEVNNHKKGTLYKYSRNSKIIMAGKTGTAQVVSIPQSEKKRMKESELEYYHRSHAWVTSYGPYDSDRKYVITAIVEHGGHGGSAAGDMVKKIYHKLQELGYIKDTK; encoded by the coding sequence TTGAAAAGATTAAACCTAATTTTTGTTTTTATATTTATCGTAATCTTTACTTTACTTGCTAGAGTCTATTTTTTAAGTATTAAATCAAATACTTATTATGAAGAATTATCAAAAAGAAATTATATAAAAAAAATTTATGATGTCCCAAATAGAGGAATTATTAAAGATAGGAATGGAAAAGCCTTAGCGATGAATAAGTTAGGTTTTTCAATTAACCTAAAACCTCATTTAAGATCATATAAAAATAAGAAAAATTTAGACAAATTAATATCCTTGATAAATAAACATTTTCCTGAATATGAAAAAGAAGAGTTATATAAAGAATATAAGAAAGTAGACTCTCCTTATAAACATGATTTTGTAAAAGTTGTAAAATATATACCTTATGATAAATTTTTTAAAAAATATACTCTGTTTAACTCTTTAGATAATATTCAAATAAAGCCTGAAGTTAAAAGAATCTATCCTTATAGACAAAATGCCTCTCATATTATAGGCTATGTAGGAAAAGCTTCAAGACTAGATATTGAGAATAATGATTTTTCTAAACATAGTGGAATTATTGGAAAAATAGGACTTGAAAAATATTATAATAATAAACTTCAAGGAGAACTAGGATATAGAAATATTAAAGTAAATGCTCTAAATAAAGAAATTGAACTTCTTGAAGAAAAAAAACCATCAACTGATAATGATTTAACTATCTCTATTGATATAGAACTTCAAGAATATGTACAAAATATTTTTCCAGGAAAAGGTGGAGCTGTTATTGTTATGGATGCTCAAACAGGGGAACTTTTAACTGCAAGTTCTTTCCCCGAGTTTGATAACAATATCTTTGTAGATGGAATTTCAGTAAAAGAATGGAATAAAATGAGAACTGACTTTAATCATCCTTTTACAAATAAATTAATTAATGGGAAATATCCTCCAGGTTCTGTAATAAAAATGGGTGTTGCTTTATCTTTTCTAGAAAATGGAATTCCACCAAATTATAGTGTTTATTGTACTGGTGTTTTACAAATTGGTAATAGAAAATTTAGATGTTGGAAACAAAGTGGACATGGAAAAACTGGTTTTGTAAAAGCTATACGAGAAAGTTGTGATGACTTTTTCTATAAAGGCAGTTTAAAAGTAGGAATAAATAAAATCTCTACAACTTTAGGAAAATATGGGATAGGACAAAAAACAGGTATTGATTTAGATAATGAACATTATGGAACAAATCCTAATAAAGATTGGAAACTAAAACGACATAACTTACCTTGGTATGTAGGAGAAACAGTAATTACATCAATAGGTCAAGGAGAAATGCTTACAACTCCTATGCAAATTGCAAGATACACAGCCTTTTTAGCTACAGGGAAACTTCCTAAGCCTCATTTTGCAAAAGATAGCTATGAAGAACCACTTGAAATTCCCCATGAGAAAAAACATTTAAATATTATAAGAAAAGGTATGTATGAAGTAAATAATCATAAAAAAGGGACTTTATATAAATATTCAAGGAATAGTAAAATTATTATGGCAGGGAAAACAGGTACAGCTCAAGTTGTTTCAATACCACAATCTGAAAAGAAAAGAATGAAAGAAAGTGAACTTGAATACTATCACAGATCTCATGCTTGGGTTACCTCTTATGGTCCATATGATTCTGATAGAAAATATGTTATTACGGCAATAGTTGAACATGGGGGACATGGAGGAAGTGCAGCAGGGGATATGGTAAAAAAGATTTATCATAAACTTCAAGAATTAGGTTATATAAAAGATACTAAATAA
- a CDS encoding EscU/YscU/HrcU family type III secretion system export apparatus switch protein gives MNEQNIKKAVALEYEMEIDNAPKVIAKGKGDIAKNIIKVAQDNDIPIKKDEDLIELLSAIDIDKEIPPSMYKAVSEIFAFIYDLTKKERDKKEKSNNSI, from the coding sequence ATGAATGAACAAAATATAAAAAAAGCTGTAGCTTTAGAATATGAAATGGAAATTGATAATGCTCCTAAAGTAATTGCAAAAGGGAAAGGTGATATTGCAAAAAATATAATTAAAGTTGCCCAAGACAATGATATACCTATAAAAAAAGATGAAGATTTAATTGAACTTCTTTCTGCAATTGATATTGATAAAGAGATACCTCCTAGTATGTATAAAGCGGTTTCAGAAATATTTGCTTTTATTTATGACCTAACAAAAAAGGAAAGAGACAAAAAAGAAAAAAGTAATAATAGTATTTGA